A genomic stretch from Longibacter salinarum includes:
- a CDS encoding phosphoenolpyruvate carboxylase yields MPSIQDATEPMIPRTRLKESAEKIHQDLQFVMDCFREVLRELGEEKLAQRLPWSEQGESAGKTSRPRRTAQSYSIAFQLLSMVEENAAVQLRRRLEHEGKLANVSGLWQQNLQRLKERGLSGEEIAEVLEDVRVEPVLTAHPTEAKRATVLEHHRRIYLLLVERENDMWTPSERREIRESMKLELERLWRTGEIYLEKPDLASERRNVIHYLRNVFPDALPELDRRLRVAWDEMDFDADLLDRPDGQPSLRFGNWVGGDRDGHPLVTSDTTRETLAELRINALQLLKEKLTDLTRRLSLSEFLQDPPEPLHAKVEAVANALGKRGRHAVERNPDEPWRQFVNLMIARLPIEDGALSDHPQAYDAADALEDDLSFLREQLLAVKADRIAHRDLDPVLRTVQTFGFHLAALDIRQNSQFHDEAVAQLMSAAGMDGEAFLEWDEAQRLNFLNEELSSPRPLTHPDMELGPQAQAVLDAYREVSWYIKQYGPHGIGALIISMTRSLSDLLVVYLLARETGLTAQTEDGLVCRLPVVPLFETIDDLHNAPDILDDFLSHSLTQRSLAHLQEEQGTTEPVQQVMIGYSDSNKDGGIVSSLWNLYRGQDALASVGREHGVRVRFFHGRGGTISRGAGPTHRFINALPHSSLQGDLRLTEQGETIAQKYANRLNAAYHLELLIAGTTGATARQRHTRKKKHALESTLDDMAAKSRAAYQRLIHTDGFVPFFRKATPIDAIEASRIGSRPARRTGKQTIADLRAIPWVFSWSQARFYLSGWYGTGTALEWLQNEHPDAFETVKEQNFIWSPLHYIISNVATSLATANPEIMRQYAGLVEDHDLRRRVMTKVEDEYDRTRRMLECIYSGSLAEKRPNVQQFLNLRQEGLNRLHHQQVDLLREWRAGRGAENEDLLLKLLLTVNAIANGLGTTG; encoded by the coding sequence ATGCCCTCGATTCAAGACGCGACCGAGCCCATGATTCCCCGTACACGGCTTAAAGAGAGCGCGGAGAAGATTCATCAGGATCTGCAGTTTGTGATGGATTGTTTCCGCGAGGTGTTGCGGGAGCTCGGCGAAGAGAAACTCGCTCAGCGGTTGCCCTGGAGCGAACAGGGCGAGTCGGCCGGAAAGACGAGCCGCCCACGGCGGACCGCGCAGAGCTACTCGATCGCGTTTCAACTCCTGAGCATGGTCGAGGAAAATGCGGCGGTCCAGCTTCGGCGTCGCCTTGAGCATGAGGGCAAACTGGCCAACGTCTCGGGCCTGTGGCAGCAAAATCTACAGCGCCTCAAGGAGCGAGGCCTATCGGGCGAAGAGATCGCGGAGGTACTCGAGGATGTGCGGGTGGAGCCCGTCCTCACCGCGCACCCGACGGAAGCCAAACGGGCAACTGTATTGGAGCATCACCGCCGGATATACCTGCTGCTCGTGGAGCGCGAAAACGACATGTGGACGCCGTCCGAGCGCCGCGAAATTCGGGAGTCGATGAAGTTGGAGCTCGAGCGCCTCTGGCGGACCGGCGAGATTTATTTGGAAAAGCCAGATCTGGCGTCGGAGCGGCGCAACGTCATTCATTACCTCCGCAATGTCTTCCCCGACGCCCTCCCGGAGTTGGATCGCCGGCTGAGGGTGGCGTGGGACGAGATGGATTTCGATGCGGACCTTCTGGATCGTCCGGATGGTCAGCCGAGTCTCCGCTTCGGCAACTGGGTGGGAGGCGACCGGGACGGACACCCGCTCGTCACGTCCGACACCACGCGCGAAACGCTCGCTGAGCTTCGGATCAACGCGCTGCAGCTTCTCAAGGAAAAGCTGACGGACCTAACGCGGCGGCTCAGCCTGTCGGAGTTCCTGCAAGATCCGCCGGAGCCTCTCCACGCAAAGGTCGAGGCGGTCGCCAATGCCCTTGGGAAAAGAGGGCGGCATGCGGTGGAGCGGAATCCGGACGAACCGTGGCGTCAGTTCGTCAACCTGATGATCGCACGTCTTCCGATCGAGGATGGGGCGCTGTCCGATCATCCGCAGGCCTACGACGCAGCCGATGCACTCGAAGACGACCTGTCTTTTCTGCGGGAGCAGCTTCTGGCCGTCAAGGCAGATCGCATCGCGCACCGTGATCTTGATCCTGTCTTGCGAACCGTTCAGACGTTTGGGTTCCATCTGGCCGCACTCGACATCCGGCAGAACAGCCAGTTTCACGATGAGGCCGTCGCCCAGCTCATGTCGGCGGCTGGCATGGACGGTGAGGCGTTTCTCGAGTGGGATGAGGCTCAGCGCCTCAACTTTCTAAATGAGGAGCTGTCCTCGCCGCGCCCGCTGACGCACCCGGACATGGAGCTCGGGCCGCAGGCGCAGGCGGTTCTCGATGCCTATCGAGAGGTGTCGTGGTACATCAAACAGTACGGTCCGCATGGAATTGGGGCGCTCATCATAAGTATGACGCGGAGCCTTTCGGATCTCCTCGTGGTGTACCTCCTGGCGCGTGAGACCGGTCTGACAGCGCAGACGGAGGACGGGCTCGTGTGTCGCCTCCCGGTTGTGCCACTCTTCGAGACAATCGACGACCTGCACAACGCGCCGGACATCCTGGACGATTTCCTATCGCACTCGCTTACGCAGCGGAGTCTCGCCCACCTTCAGGAGGAGCAAGGCACCACCGAGCCCGTGCAGCAGGTGATGATCGGGTACAGTGACAGCAACAAGGACGGCGGCATCGTCTCGAGTCTGTGGAATCTCTATCGTGGGCAGGATGCCCTCGCCAGTGTCGGAAGAGAGCACGGCGTGCGTGTTCGTTTCTTCCACGGACGCGGAGGAACGATCAGCCGGGGCGCCGGACCGACGCACCGATTCATTAACGCGCTCCCGCACTCCTCGCTTCAGGGAGATCTGCGACTCACCGAACAGGGCGAAACGATTGCACAGAAGTATGCGAACCGGCTGAATGCCGCCTACCACCTCGAGTTGCTGATCGCCGGCACCACCGGCGCCACGGCTCGGCAGCGTCATACTCGAAAAAAGAAGCACGCACTGGAGTCGACGCTCGACGACATGGCAGCGAAGAGCCGCGCGGCATACCAGCGTCTCATCCATACAGATGGATTCGTCCCGTTCTTCCGGAAGGCGACGCCGATCGACGCAATCGAAGCCAGCCGGATCGGGTCGCGTCCGGCACGCCGAACAGGCAAGCAGACCATCGCCGACCTGCGGGCGATTCCGTGGGTGTTCAGCTGGAGTCAGGCCCGCTTTTACCTGTCGGGTTGGTACGGCACCGGGACGGCACTGGAGTGGCTGCAGAACGAACACCCGGATGCATTCGAGACGGTGAAGGAGCAGAACTTCATCTGGTCGCCGCTGCACTACATCATCAGCAACGTCGCGACGAGCCTGGCCACGGCGAATCCAGAGATTATGCGGCAGTATGCCGGACTCGTGGAAGACCACGACCTCCGCAGGCGTGTCATGACAAAGGTCGAAGACGAGTACGATCGGACGCGCCGAATGCTTGAGTGCATCTACTCCGGTTCGCTGGCGGAGAAGCGGCCCAATGTGCAGCAGTTTTTGAACCTGCGCCAGGAAGGGCTCAACCGGCTTCACCATCAGCAGGTCGATCTGCTTCGAGAATGGCGAGCGGGTCGGGGGGCCGAGAATGAGGATCTGCTATTGAAGCTGTTGCTGACCGTCAATGCTATCGCCAACGGGCTCGGTACGACCGGGTAG
- a CDS encoding YybH family protein, translating to MRTFLIVMLCSLISVSTAFSQEADSSATNQHASITLPPEFDRVLRDYEQAWRNHDAQALAVLFTEDGFVLRPGHPPVRGREAIEEAYRESGGRLHLRALSYEESGSVAYIVGGYTSTPKWPDAGKFILTLERGPDGRWLIAADMDNGNR from the coding sequence GGTGTCTACTGCGTTCTCCCAGGAGGCGGATTCCTCGGCGACGAACCAACACGCGTCCATCACGCTACCGCCCGAGTTCGACCGTGTGCTCCGCGACTACGAGCAGGCATGGCGCAATCACGACGCGCAGGCTCTGGCGGTGCTCTTTACGGAGGATGGGTTCGTGCTACGGCCCGGTCACCCGCCGGTGCGGGGACGCGAGGCCATCGAAGAGGCCTACCGGGAGTCCGGCGGGCGGCTGCACCTGCGTGCGCTATCGTACGAAGAATCCGGGTCGGTCGCCTACATTGTGGGAGGCTACACGTCGACGCCGAAGTGGCCGGATGCGGGCAAGTTCATTCTCACGCTGGAGCGGGGACCGGACGGCCGCTGGCTCATCGCGGCTGACATGGACAACGGAAACCGTTGA